A stretch of the Streptomyces sp. NBC_00078 genome encodes the following:
- a CDS encoding ATP/GTP-binding protein, whose product MDFASSDGGRATTSAKIVVAGGFGVGKTTFVGAVSEINPLRTEAVMTSASAGIDDLTHTGGKTTTTVAMDFGRITLDQDLILYLFGTPGQDRFWFMWDDLVRGAIGAIVLVDTRRLADCFPAVDYFENSGLPFVVALNGFEGHQPYAPEEVREALQIGPDTPIITTDARHRADAKSALITLVEHALMARLR is encoded by the coding sequence GTGGACTTCGCAAGCTCTGACGGAGGGCGGGCGACCACCTCCGCGAAGATCGTGGTGGCGGGTGGCTTCGGCGTGGGCAAGACCACGTTCGTCGGCGCCGTCTCGGAGATCAACCCGCTGCGCACCGAGGCCGTCATGACGTCTGCCTCGGCAGGCATCGACGACCTCACGCACACCGGCGGCAAGACGACCACCACGGTCGCCATGGACTTCGGACGCATCACCCTGGACCAGGACCTGATCCTGTACCTCTTCGGTACGCCCGGCCAGGACCGCTTCTGGTTCATGTGGGACGACCTGGTCCGCGGCGCGATCGGCGCGATCGTACTCGTGGACACCCGGCGCCTGGCCGACTGCTTCCCCGCGGTCGACTACTTCGAGAACTCGGGCCTCCCCTTCGTCGTCGCGCTCAACGGCTTCGAGGGGCACCAGCCGTACGCGCCCGAGGAGGTGCGCGAGGCCCTGCAGATCGGCCCCGACACCCCGATCATCACGACCGACGCCCGTCACCGGGCAGATGCCAAGAGTGCGCTGATCACGCTGGTCGAGCACGCTCTCATGGCACGGCTGCGGTAG